Within the Carassius gibelio isolate Cgi1373 ecotype wild population from Czech Republic chromosome B4, carGib1.2-hapl.c, whole genome shotgun sequence genome, the region CCGGTCTACTTCACATGCATCTCTCTTCTCCACAATAATTTCAATGGCCCTGACAAGTTCAGAATTGAACAAGATGGCAACCTTTCTCCCTTTCTTGTCCATGATTTCTACTCTGCTGAAATGCTTGGACATTTTTTGTTCAAATGGAGAGAGACCTAGAGCCATGTCCTCGTGGAGCTCAGTCTGGTTTCTTTTCTTAAAGCACTCAAGCGTCATTTTGGAGACTTCTCCTGCACTACATCTGTTGAATATTATTACTTGTGCAAGCGTCACTTTGGCAAGTTCTGCATATGTTTGTGAAGACTCATGATTTTTCAGGCTTTCAAATGCTTCAACCGATTTCTTCTCTAGGTACTGATGGAGAAGCTGCACGTCCTGTGTGAATGGTATAGTAGATGGTTTGCTGAACTTGTTCAAAGTAGCAAGAGCAGCATGGGAGACATGTCCTGTCCATTCACTTGAGCACAGTCTTTTGAATTGCTCTGCTGCTCTTGTCATAACATCATCCTCTATTGCGATGGCCCTGCAGAGAATAATGTCCCCAATCTTGTTAAGTGAATGTCCTAACTTCAGTGGAAGACTTGGCGTCTTATACAAATGGGTGTTTTCGTCGTAACCAGCAACATCTTGCACAGCCTCAACGACTTTGTAAAAATTGTTCGGTTTCACAGCATCTTCAAAGCTATAGATGGAATATTTTCTTCTCAACTCTAGCAAGAGTCTTCCCAGTTCTCGAGCCTTCTGTCTGATGTATTCTGATTTTGTTGGGTCACCGCCATGCTTGTTGTAAAGACACTGACTCAACAGAAGTATGAGGAAATCATTTCGAACTACTGATGAAATGTCATCATTCTTCATTTTTCCCAAGATCTTCCACACCTCAAGAGATATTGGTTGAGAGAATATTGACTCCGCAATATCAGCCAAATCTAATACTTTGGCCTTGTCAGTAGCTTCAGACATCTTTGAAGGGCATCTCCGTGTATGGCGCCACAGCTCCTTGCGAACAAACAGGCCTTTACAGTATACACAGTGCACAAATGTTTTGGCACTCAGTTCGATTTCTGACCTTCCGGTGCGCCTCCTTATTTTCAGTGGTCCTCTTTTTCTTTCTATAACCTCTTGATTGTGTTGGTAGTTGCCTCTGTTTCGTAGCTTCTCAAGTAACCGTTTTCTGTCCTGGGAGTGTTTAGGGAGAGAGAATGCAAAAGCAATTTCCTTCTCGCTGTTTTCATGCAGTTTGAAGTGACGTGAAATTTTAGACTGAGGTTTCTTGCAGACGTAGCAGTAATTTTTGGGGGTGGTGAAAGATTCTTTGGGGTTTGGCACATCCACTGTTGCTGACTGGTTATGACGAGACTCTGTTGGTGTATAATTTTCATTACATGCCAGTTGTTAAGAGAAGCTGGATTTGTAAGACACTGAAACAGCTGGGTTTGCTTTATACTATGGTGAATTGAATGTACTTTTATACTGGTTTCAAAAagttaaatactttaaaaattctGAGACAGAAATTTACCAAGTGCACATTGTTGACTTCACGGAGGATTTAGTGACATGATCTTGAACTGGGTCCTTCAACTAATTAAAAGTTGTGTGTGAAACTATCCAATTTAAAATAAGGATAATGAATCATGCTGGAGACCAAGTTCCTaagcttttttaatatttttaactaaaatagaCACTTCTAAAActatgcatttattatatttttttaattaaataacaccACAGCTTTAACACCAGGTCCATGaagtacaaataaatgtttaaaaaccatttactgctttttaaataTGACTATAgtaattatcagttttttttttcttaaaaagatttttaattatGTAAGGTCTTCTTGTCATTTGGAGCGACCATAATCATATAGTGCGACTAATAATAGCAATAactgcattaaaaatataatttatgtaaattaaaattacatttatgcatttagcagacgttttcaTCCAAAGCGTCTTACAGTAACATTCAGGCTGtaaacagtttttacctaacatgtgaaTAACATaatgtgaatgaaatatgaattaatacaATCATATGCTTAAGTTaatgatattttttaaatgatcagttttatgtaatttacagaaaattaagattGCTAACTACATTTAAGGAGGCAACTTTTAAATTATAGAACAAAAATATgaggtaatttaaaaaaaacacataagaaaTGCAAATACTTTGTTTCTAAACACTTTAATTACTGAAAACTATCAGAATAAAGATGTTAAGTAATGTtaaggaaatgtattttaatataaatcatgGTCACACCACATGACTTTAAGGCTATCACCTGATTCATCTTGATATattagaagtttgttttatagcAAAAGCAGATTTAATGGTTTTTGCAAATTAACCTTTTCAGTTAACTATTTGTGCACACCCCTAGTTTAATGTTACATAAAATAATGGTTTGGTTTTCTACTTCTATAATGTTTACATATCTGTTTTTCTGTAGAACTGGACATTTATATAcgttaccctggaccacaaaaccagtcataagtagcaccaGTGGTGGCTCATCGGGAGGAGGCACAGCTTTCCCCGAAATTTTGAGGTGAAAATGGGAGAAAGACgattcaaatgtaaataaaattcacaatttaattcaattcatgtctcagaatgtgtatttttttgGTTTATAATTTCACAGCTGTAATACCATAATATTACTGAAGCAGGAAAGTGTCGCTTTTCTATCGTGAATATGCCGGATCTGCTTATTTAATGGCAACAGTGATAGAGCAGAGGAGAGATGAGCTCACGTGTCTCAGttggtaacaaataaataaaataaaaatggccaaCTGCCATCAAGTGTTCACGTTCAACGCTAaaacattttgagaaaataaacCTCAGAGGGGAGGCTAGCCTCGCTTCTGGTACATCACCAGAGTCATAGATTAGTTGatattagtttaaacatttcatactGAGCTGATAATGTACAAAGTTGGCTGCCTCATGATGAAATCACGATATTGAATAATCGATCGCCCACAGATTTTCCAAGCTGTCAGTCAAACATTATATatacaaatcaaaaacaaaggACAACACGCCTACGCTGGATATAGGCTACAGCAGTCAGCTTAATTAAATAGTTAAACACCTGctgtaaatacatcaaaacttaattttctatTAGTTGTATGGATTGCTACGAACCTCATTTGGTCAACTTTAAAAggtaattttctcaatatttagattttgtttattttgcaccatcagattctCAAATAAGTTAGTTGTTTCTCAGCCAAATCTTGTCTTTTccaaacaaaccatacatcaatggaaagcttatttattattttattatattcagaTGATGTACAACTTGCCAACTGACTCTTTCCACTGGTTTTGTagttcagggtcacatataaggATCAAATGAGTTGAGTTCAGCTTTGAGAATAaaaaaaccaacctgtttgtgtCTCAGTATCTTCATGTCTTATACTGAATACTTCTCCAATCTTAATGTCTCCACTCtcttctttaataaactccatctttacaACAGAGTGTCACGTGGATCTCCgtttttctgtgtgtttggaCACTTTGTCGtgttaaagattaaaataattgACAAAATGAAAAGTAAATCTGTGGGTGCATCTCAGTCAGCTCCCGGTAGTCAGTACACTGATGAGGGAGAGAGTCAGAGTTAATAGACTTAACaaagataaaaacaacaacaaccaaaccTAGcactcaaataaacaaaaaataaatttatatttggtATTTACTGATTTATAGATTGTTAAAAATAGTCCACTTTCATGAGAACATTTGCAGTTGTTTTGTAAAAGTGATCAATACACATGCTTGTGTTGGTCTTAACTTTACACTGTTTTGAGCAAAACCGTGAATCACTTTGAGATTCAATTGATTCAAAGTTTCAAAAAGCTCCGTGAATCCCTCACTTACTTGCCCATGATTGAACTAGTGTTTGAGACGCACCTTTGCTGTTATCATGTATGTGTGCACTTTAAAAGCACATAATAATTAATGAACAACTAATATCCCCCGATAAATATGACATTACAAATAAAGCATTTCATTTTCATGCTAAATTTTCGAAACGAGTGtgttgatttaaacattttacacttttaaaaccaCACACCTTTCTTCAGCCGAGTCACAGATGCAGGAGCGCAGGGTTATGACGTCACAACGCCAGACCAAAATAGAAGTctttaagcaaaaaa harbors:
- the LOC127955927 gene encoding uncharacterized protein LOC127955927 isoform X1, which gives rise to MEFIKEESGDIKIGEVFSIRHEDTETQTESRHNQSATVDVPNPKESFTTPKNYCYVCKKPQSKISRHFKLHENSEKEIAFAFSLPKHSQDRKRLLEKLRNRGNYQHNQEVIERKRGPLKIRRRTGRSEIELSAKTFVHCVYCKGLFVRKELWRHTRRCPSKMSEATDKAKVLDLADIAESIFSQPISLEVWKILGKMKNDDISSVVRNDFLILLLSQCLYNKHGGDPTKSEYIRQKARELGRLLLELRRKYSIYSFEDAVKPNNFYKVVEAVQDVAGYDENTHLYKTPSLPLKLGHSLNKIGDIILCRAIAIEDDVMTRAAEQFKRLCSSEWTGHVSHAALATLNKFSKPSTIPFTQDVQLLHQYLEKKSVEAFESLKNHESSQTYAELAKVTLAQVIIFNRCSAGEVSKMTLECFKKRNQTELHEDMALGLSPFEQKMSKHFSRVEIMDKKGRKVAILFNSELVRAIEIIVEKRDACEVDRDNPFLFGRPDCSPTSFFRGQDCIKLFATQCGVKNPELLGSPQLRKQVATVSQILSLKDNELDQLANFLGLHILVHRDYYRLPDATIEIAKIANLLQAMEKGDLARFQGKTLNEIEIEDEIDLELDEEEISDEDEESGPVHVVMGKRKLSPDETESSTEAKSRRIGKRPWSPNEVKAVMKHFKGHISKGLLVTTAECKQCKAAEDPILRERTVQNIRDFVRNRGLRLKKNMFLC
- the LOC127955927 gene encoding uncharacterized protein LOC127955927 isoform X3, with the translated sequence MEFIKEESGDIKIGEVFSIRHEDTETQTESRHNQSATVDVPNPKESFTTPKNYCYVCKKPQSKISRHFKLHENSEKEIAFAFSLPKHSQDRKRLLEKLRNRGNYQHNQEVIERKRGPLKIRRRTGRSEIELSAKTFVHCVYCKGLFVRKELWRHTRRCPSKMSEATDKAKVLDLADIAESIFSQPISLEVWKILGKMKNDDISSVVRNDFLILLLSQCLYNKHGGDPTKSEYIRQKARELGRLLLELRRKYSIYSFEDAVKPNNFYKVVEAVQDVAGYDENTHLYKTPSLPLKLGHSLNKIGDIILCRAIAIEDDVMTRAAEQFKRLCSSEWTGHVSHAALATLNKFSKPSTIPFTQDVQLLHQYLEKKSVEAFESLKNHESSQTYAELAKVTLAQVIIFNRCSAGEVSKMTLECFKKRNQTELHEDMALGLSPFEQKMSKHFSRVEIMDKKGRKVAILFNSELVRAIEIIVEKRDACEVDRDNPFLFGRPDCSPTSFFRGQDCIKLFATQCGVKNPELLGSPQLRKQVATVSQILSLKDNELDQLANFLGLHILVHRDYYRLPDATIEIAKIANLLQAMEKGDLARFQGKTLNEIEIEDEIDLELDEEEISDEDEESGPVHVVMA
- the LOC127955927 gene encoding uncharacterized protein LOC127955927 isoform X2, whose amino-acid sequence is MKILRHKQDRKRLLEKLRNRGNYQHNQEVIERKRGPLKIRRRTGRSEIELSAKTFVHCVYCKGLFVRKELWRHTRRCPSKMSEATDKAKVLDLADIAESIFSQPISLEVWKILGKMKNDDISSVVRNDFLILLLSQCLYNKHGGDPTKSEYIRQKARELGRLLLELRRKYSIYSFEDAVKPNNFYKVVEAVQDVAGYDENTHLYKTPSLPLKLGHSLNKIGDIILCRAIAIEDDVMTRAAEQFKRLCSSEWTGHVSHAALATLNKFSKPSTIPFTQDVQLLHQYLEKKSVEAFESLKNHESSQTYAELAKVTLAQVIIFNRCSAGEVSKMTLECFKKRNQTELHEDMALGLSPFEQKMSKHFSRVEIMDKKGRKVAILFNSELVRAIEIIVEKRDACEVDRDNPFLFGRPDCSPTSFFRGQDCIKLFATQCGVKNPELLGSPQLRKQVATVSQILSLKDNELDQLANFLGLHILVHRDYYRLPDATIEIAKIANLLQAMEKGDLARFQGKTLNEIEIEDEIDLELDEEEISDEDEESGPVHVVMGKRKLSPDETESSTEAKSRRIGKRPWSPNEVKAVMKHFKGHISKGLLVTTAECKQCKAAEDPILRERTVQNIRDFVRNRGLRLKKNMFLC